A window from Podospora bellae-mahoneyi strain CBS 112042 chromosome 1 map unlocalized CBS112042p_1, whole genome shotgun sequence encodes these proteins:
- a CDS encoding uncharacterized protein (COG:U; EggNog:ENOG503P11S): MALQLYVWGPAFGLPSIDAECIAAIAYLAQTTSKADYQLIQSSPSAVPTHHLPALHDPSTRTWISGYTSILRHLQTHPPPSFHDATFPPPTPTIQADSKAYTTFLSANATPLIALYLYVSSANWAASTRPAYSKILPMPLPWTEPAQLRQTMSARAEHLGMSSLDTDVETEKEEQEAAAARRAGWISIPASLTRGPSTVGEVMTPEEKRRIKLEWLAKDVLDVIGEVEWAKLTMGARCAVLGWVSLMIVDEGVPRRWLAEVTRQKYTGLVEFVEDCRRETFGPGPRGWESLPWVDEGTEAHGLGLKLYQRLGHGVMYEVPWIGEVWRRWWAEKRRRQVLEYKGVKQGPSRDRLVFAGLGITVLTMGAAIWYWQTLPRFGALVQRWDQPIHAVGGLGAAGAFLSSMFDEL, encoded by the exons ATGGCCCTCCAGCTTTACGTCTGGGGCCCTGCCTTCGGGCTGCCCTCCATCGATGCAGAGTGTATCGCCGCCATCGCTTATCTTGCTCAGACCACAAGTAAAGCCGATTACCAACTCATACAATCCAGCCCCTCAGCTGTACCAACCC accacctccccgccctccacGACCCATCCACCCGAACTTGGATATCAGGCTACACCTCCATCCTCCGtcacctccaaacccaccccccaccctccttccACGAtgccaccttcccccccccaacacccaccatccAAGCTGACAGCAAAGCCTACACCACATTCCTATCCGCCAACGCAACCCCCCTCATAGCCCTCTACCTCTacgtctcctccgccaactgGGCAGCGAGCACCCGCCCAGCCTACAGCAAGATCCTGCCTATGCCGCTGCCATGGACAGAACCAGCCCAGCTCCGACAGACAATGTCTGCCCGGGCGGAACACCTAGGCATGTCATCGCTTGACACGGACGTCGAGACGGAAaaggaagaacaagaagctgctgctgcgaggagggcggggtggATATCCATCCCGGCTAGTTTGACGAGGGGGCCGAGTACGGTTGGGGAGGTTATGAcgccggaggagaagaggagaatTAAGTTGGAGTGGTTGGCCAAGGATGTGCTGGATGTtattggggaggttgagtggGCCAAGTTGACGATGGGGGCGAGGTGTGCTGTGTTGGGGTGGGTTAGTTTGAtgattgttgatgagggggtgccgaggaggtggttggcggAGGTGACAAGGCAAAAGTATACGGGGCTGGTTGAGTTTGTGGAGGACTGTAGGAGGGAGACTTTTGGTCCTGGGCCAAGAGGATGGGAGAGTTTGCCTTGGGTCGACGAGGGGACGGAGGCACATGGTTTAGGGCTCAAGCTTTACCAGAGACTTGGGCATGGAGTTATGTATGAAGTGCCATGGATCGGAGAGGtgtggagaaggtggtgggctgaaaagaggaggagacaaGTGCTGGAATATAAAGGCGTCAAACAGGGGCCTAGTCGGGACAGACTTGTCTTCGCAGGACTTGGGATAACAGTTCTCACAATGGGCGCTGCTATCTGGTATTGGCAGACCTTGCCACGATTCGGAGCCTTGGTACAACGATGGGATCAGCCTATTCACGCAGTGGGTGGCTTGGGTGCCGCTGGGGCGTTTTTATCAAGCATGTTTGATGAACTATAA